In Candidatus Pelagibacter sp. HIMB1321, a single genomic region encodes these proteins:
- the mraY gene encoding phospho-N-acetylmuramoyl-pentapeptide-transferase, translating into MVYNFLLEFVDIFSFLNVFKYITFRTGLAVFTSLILVLIIGGPFIKMVSKKKIVNPIREDGPADHIVKKIGTPTMGGLVILMGIIVSILMWSDLTNIYILFLLYILISLGLLGALDDYKKITNQNSSGISFKFKFFSQIILSVIGISFLTYYLNHQELTNLYFPFFKDLVINLGWFFIPFSVFIIVGASNAVNLTDGLDGLATVPVILVAACFAFISYVAGNIIFSEYLQITYIEGTGEISIFCGAIIGSCLGFLWFNAPPAKIFMGDTGSLSLGGSLGAIGIITKHEIVLAITGGLFVLEAVSVIVQVVSFKLTGKRVFRMAPIHHHYEKKGWPESTVVIRFWIISIILALIGLATLKLR; encoded by the coding sequence ATGGTTTATAATTTTTTACTAGAATTTGTAGATATATTTAGTTTTTTAAACGTTTTTAAATATATCACATTTAGAACTGGTTTAGCAGTTTTTACGTCATTAATATTAGTGTTAATTATTGGCGGACCATTTATTAAAATGGTTTCGAAAAAAAAAATTGTTAACCCAATTAGAGAAGACGGTCCTGCAGATCACATTGTAAAAAAAATAGGTACACCTACGATGGGTGGATTAGTTATATTAATGGGTATAATTGTTTCAATACTTATGTGGTCAGATTTGACCAATATTTATATTTTATTTTTGTTGTATATCTTAATCTCTCTGGGGTTACTGGGTGCCTTAGATGATTATAAAAAGATTACTAATCAAAATTCATCAGGTATCTCATTTAAATTTAAATTTTTTAGTCAAATTATTTTATCTGTGATTGGGATAAGTTTTTTGACATACTATTTGAACCATCAAGAGTTAACCAATTTATATTTTCCTTTTTTTAAAGATTTAGTTATTAATCTTGGTTGGTTTTTTATTCCATTTTCAGTTTTTATAATAGTTGGAGCTTCTAATGCAGTAAATTTAACTGATGGGCTAGATGGACTTGCAACTGTTCCAGTTATCTTAGTTGCAGCTTGTTTTGCTTTTATAAGTTATGTAGCTGGTAATATAATTTTTTCTGAATATTTACAAATAACTTACATTGAGGGTACTGGTGAAATTTCTATTTTTTGTGGAGCAATAATTGGTTCGTGTTTAGGATTTTTATGGTTTAACGCACCACCAGCAAAAATTTTTATGGGTGATACAGGTTCATTATCTTTAGGTGGTTCATTGGGCGCAATAGGAATTATAACAAAACATGAAATAGTTTTAGCAATTACAGGTGGTCTTTTTGTTTTAGAAGCTGTTTCAGTTATAGTCCAAGTTGTTTCTTTTAAATTAACAGGAAAAAGAGTTTTCAGGATGGCACCAATACATCATCATTATGAAAAAAAAGGATGGCCAGAGTCAACTGTTGTAATTAGATTTTGGATCATTTCAATAATATTAGCATTAATTGGATTGGCTACTCTTAAGTTGAGATAA
- a CDS encoding peptidoglycan D,D-transpeptidase FtsI family protein encodes MNNQNRFVIYENDDQFDFDQKGKKINIKFNRIAFIFFIFFVISIIYSIHLIHLGSRGFNNENSGQNKIYNKLKRADIVDRNGNFLAKTVSSIDIGINPVEIIDQKKLLLNLGIIFPNKDYQLIKSKFNNNKFFWFEKKISDANYEKLMLLGDKSIKPEEKLTRVYPQRNLFSHIIGQIDDDNNGISGLEKSLDEKLKKNKDIIQLTLDKNIQFLIREELLKYNQIFDTKGSAAILMDVNNGEIISLVSVPDFDPNLRENITDVNYINRATKGVYEFGSVFKTFTMAAAFNEKIFEPESEFINLPKSIMCAGFPISEYNKDIPSNLTLEQILVRSGNIGSVRIGQAIGEEKFRSFLQKIGITGSINFDIEEVGVPIKFNWGKCPLATASFGHGITTTLLQVVKAYSIITNGGYNVNPTLIKGEEVIEKKQILDDNVAKKILPILRKIVSTKDGTAKLANVEGYEIGGKTGTANKIIDGTYSNKKVNTFVSIFPTSKPKFVLAVMLDESQNNKNYIYEYRDGSNFKLKGSPRNTAGWTTVEVTGHIIDKIGPILATKYNEIN; translated from the coding sequence ATGAATAATCAAAATAGATTTGTAATATATGAAAATGATGATCAATTTGATTTTGATCAAAAGGGCAAAAAAATTAATATAAAATTTAATCGTATTGCTTTTATATTTTTTATTTTTTTTGTTATCTCAATAATTTATTCTATTCACTTAATTCATCTTGGATCTAGAGGATTTAATAACGAAAATAGTGGTCAAAATAAAATTTATAACAAGTTAAAAAGAGCAGATATTGTTGATAGAAATGGTAATTTTTTAGCAAAAACAGTAAGTTCTATTGATATTGGAATTAACCCAGTTGAAATAATTGATCAAAAGAAATTATTATTAAATTTAGGCATTATTTTTCCAAATAAAGATTATCAATTAATAAAATCAAAGTTCAATAACAATAAGTTTTTTTGGTTTGAAAAAAAAATCTCTGATGCAAACTATGAAAAGTTAATGTTACTGGGAGATAAATCTATTAAACCTGAGGAAAAACTTACTAGAGTTTACCCCCAAAGAAATTTGTTTAGCCATATTATTGGACAAATTGATGATGATAATAATGGAATTTCAGGACTTGAAAAATCATTAGATGAAAAATTAAAAAAAAATAAAGATATTATACAACTCACTTTAGACAAAAATATTCAATTTCTAATTAGGGAAGAATTACTTAAATATAATCAAATTTTCGATACTAAAGGAAGTGCAGCTATTTTAATGGATGTAAATAATGGTGAAATTATATCCTTAGTGTCTGTTCCAGATTTTGATCCAAATCTACGAGAAAATATCACAGACGTTAATTATATTAATAGAGCAACTAAAGGTGTTTATGAATTTGGATCAGTATTTAAAACTTTCACAATGGCAGCTGCATTTAATGAAAAAATTTTTGAACCAGAAAGTGAATTTATTAATTTGCCAAAGTCAATAATGTGTGCTGGGTTTCCAATCAGTGAATATAATAAAGATATACCTTCAAATTTAACACTTGAACAAATTCTGGTGCGTTCTGGAAATATTGGCTCAGTTCGAATTGGCCAGGCAATAGGTGAAGAAAAATTTAGATCTTTTTTGCAAAAAATTGGAATAACTGGATCAATTAATTTTGACATAGAAGAAGTGGGAGTTCCAATAAAATTTAACTGGGGAAAATGTCCATTAGCCACAGCATCTTTTGGACATGGTATAACCACTACATTATTGCAAGTTGTTAAGGCATATTCAATCATTACAAATGGTGGTTATAATGTAAATCCTACTCTTATAAAAGGTGAAGAGGTTATAGAGAAAAAACAAATATTGGATGATAATGTTGCTAAAAAAATATTACCAATTTTAAGAAAAATAGTTTCTACCAAAGACGGAACAGCAAAATTAGCCAACGTAGAAGGCTATGAAATTGGTGGCAAAACAGGGACAGCTAATAAAATTATTGACGGAACATATTCAAATAAAAAAGTAAATACATTTGTATCAATTTTTCCAACCTCTAAACCAAAATTTGTTTTAGCGGTAATGTTAGATGAGTCTCAAAACAATAAAAATTATATTTACGAGTATAGAGATGGTTCAAATTTTAAATTAAAAGGAAGTCCCAGAAATACAGCTGGGTGGACTACTGTTGAAGTTACAGGTCATATAATTGATAAGATTGGGCCTATTTTAGCCACAAAATATAATGAAATTAATTAA
- a CDS encoding UDP-N-acetylmuramoyl-L-alanyl-D-glutamate--2,6-diaminopimelate ligase — translation MYLGNYIKNIEKKYSKLQFSGIAFDSRKVKKDFIFFAIKGNNFDGYDYINDAINKGSKIIISEKNIKLDKKNITFIKSKNPRKLLSELTYKFLIKKPKKLVAVTGTNGKSSVSDFYYQILSLNKKKTASIGTIGVQFENKNKEISNTTPDPISFKETINYLLKKKIDNIILEASSHGLKQNRLDGLNFDIGIFTNLSHDHMDYHKNIHDYQNSKLYLFKKLIKKNGVIITDSAIPQYKLLKKIVEKKNIKLLTVYSRNSNLELLSHRYNNEHQILSLRLKNKNKIIKFKINLIGKIQIKNILMAMLAAERSGINLFSMAKLMPKLKPAEGRFENIGKLKDNSKVILDYAHTPDALKTVLTNIKEQFPYSKIRLVFGCGGERDKTKRAKMGLIASKYADIVYLTDDNPRGENPKTIRNQIIKGIKQKKKLIEISSRKTAIARCINDLQSGEIAIIAGKGHEKTQEYKDKKFYFSDREEISNCIKNKNKKLFNDYRLNIIQEKTKILPKKLKIKKVSINSKDLKKDDIFFAIKGKKNDGSKFLNDAYTKKSSLMITHRLVKAIPLSKQIRVNDTLNFLTECATGYRKNINSYIIGITGSCGKTTLKELLGKSLAKITKTYFSPQSFNNKFGVPLSLLNLKQNVNFGVFEIGMDRKGEIDYLSKILKPNLGIITNISYAHSKNFKNIKGIANAKSELIDNITDNGSVILNKDDQFYDFLKNKSKKKNLNIYAFSLNRNNKCYATFDKILMINNRYKIFFKIGSLKKFFYSNNNSKNHIQNLLATLTAISLFFNLEKISNRIFLDFQLPDGRGDLSKLKFNKKIIHLIDESYNSNPLSLKTSLINFANVYSKNSLKHVLLGDMMELGQISSSHHKLISKLINKLNVHKVHVYGKDIKDTYRGVVKHKKGLILENLIDFENFIKKIVNSEDYLMIKGSNSTGLYKKTQLLKQDNRYGL, via the coding sequence ATGTATCTTGGAAATTATATAAAAAATATAGAAAAAAAATATTCTAAGCTACAATTTTCTGGCATAGCCTTTGATAGCAGAAAAGTTAAAAAAGATTTCATTTTTTTTGCAATTAAGGGAAATAATTTTGATGGCTATGATTATATCAATGATGCTATTAATAAAGGTTCAAAAATTATAATTTCTGAAAAAAATATAAAGTTAGATAAAAAAAACATCACTTTTATTAAAAGTAAAAATCCAAGAAAACTACTTTCAGAATTAACATATAAATTTTTAATAAAAAAACCAAAAAAATTAGTTGCAGTGACTGGCACAAATGGAAAATCATCTGTATCAGATTTCTATTATCAAATATTGAGTTTAAATAAAAAAAAAACTGCATCAATAGGAACTATTGGTGTTCAATTTGAAAATAAAAATAAAGAAATAAGTAATACAACTCCTGATCCCATCAGTTTTAAAGAAACTATAAATTATCTATTAAAAAAAAAGATTGATAATATAATTTTAGAGGCTTCAAGCCATGGTTTAAAGCAAAATAGATTAGATGGCTTGAATTTTGATATCGGTATTTTTACAAATTTATCTCATGATCACATGGATTATCATAAAAATATCCACGATTATCAAAATTCAAAATTATATTTATTTAAAAAATTAATAAAAAAAAATGGTGTTATTATTACCGATAGCGCAATTCCACAATATAAGCTATTAAAGAAAATAGTAGAGAAAAAAAATATAAAATTACTAACAGTTTACAGTCGGAATTCTAATTTAGAATTACTTTCTCATAGATATAATAATGAACATCAAATTTTAAGCCTAAGATTAAAAAATAAAAATAAGATTATAAAATTTAAAATTAATTTAATTGGAAAAATACAAATAAAAAATATTTTAATGGCCATGTTGGCCGCAGAAAGAAGTGGCATAAATTTATTTTCCATGGCAAAATTAATGCCTAAACTTAAGCCTGCCGAAGGTAGGTTTGAAAATATTGGAAAGTTAAAAGATAATAGCAAAGTTATTTTAGATTATGCTCACACGCCTGACGCACTTAAAACGGTTTTAACCAACATCAAAGAGCAATTTCCATATTCAAAAATCAGACTAGTCTTTGGTTGTGGTGGTGAGAGAGATAAAACCAAAAGAGCCAAAATGGGCTTAATTGCATCAAAATATGCAGACATTGTTTATTTAACTGATGATAACCCAAGAGGAGAAAATCCTAAGACAATTAGAAATCAAATAATTAAAGGCATCAAACAAAAGAAAAAATTAATTGAGATTTCAAGTAGAAAAACAGCAATTGCAAGATGTATTAACGATCTTCAAAGTGGTGAAATTGCAATTATAGCAGGCAAGGGTCATGAAAAGACTCAAGAATACAAGGATAAGAAATTTTATTTTTCAGATCGAGAGGAAATTTCAAATTGTATAAAAAATAAAAATAAAAAATTATTTAATGATTATAGGTTAAATATAATTCAAGAAAAAACAAAAATATTACCTAAGAAACTTAAAATTAAAAAAGTATCAATTAATTCTAAAGATTTAAAAAAAGATGATATTTTTTTTGCAATTAAAGGAAAAAAAAATGATGGAAGCAAGTTTCTTAATGATGCTTATACAAAAAAATCATCTTTGATGATTACTCATAGATTGGTTAAAGCCATACCTTTATCTAAACAAATTAGAGTAAATGATACGCTTAATTTTTTAACAGAGTGTGCAACTGGTTATAGGAAAAATATAAATTCATATATAATTGGAATTACAGGTAGTTGTGGTAAAACCACTTTAAAAGAATTACTTGGTAAAAGTTTAGCCAAAATTACTAAAACATATTTTTCACCACAATCATTCAATAATAAATTTGGTGTCCCATTAAGTTTATTAAATTTAAAGCAAAATGTAAATTTTGGAGTATTTGAAATTGGAATGGATAGAAAAGGAGAAATAGATTATTTATCTAAAATTTTAAAACCCAACTTGGGAATTATTACAAATATCAGCTATGCTCATTCTAAGAATTTTAAGAATATTAAGGGTATTGCCAATGCAAAATCTGAATTAATTGATAACATAACTGATAATGGAAGTGTTATTCTAAACAAAGATGATCAATTTTATGATTTTTTAAAAAATAAATCTAAGAAAAAAAATTTAAATATTTATGCATTTAGTCTTAATAGAAATAACAAATGCTATGCAACCTTTGATAAAATTTTGATGATTAATAATAGGTATAAAATTTTTTTTAAAATTGGATCATTAAAAAAATTTTTTTACTCAAATAACAATTCTAAAAATCATATTCAAAATTTATTAGCAACATTAACAGCAATTAGTCTGTTCTTTAATTTAGAAAAAATTTCAAACAGAATTTTTTTAGATTTTCAATTACCAGATGGAAGAGGTGATTTATCTAAATTAAAATTTAATAAAAAAATTATTCATCTTATTGATGAAAGTTATAATTCTAATCCATTATCTCTAAAAACATCATTGATCAATTTTGCGAATGTTTATTCAAAAAATAGTTTAAAACATGTTTTGCTTGGAGATATGATGGAGCTTGGTCAAATTTCCTCTAGTCACCACAAATTAATATCAAAGTTAATTAATAAATTGAATGTTCACAAAGTTCATGTTTATGGAAAAGATATTAAAGACACCTACCGGGGTGTAGTGAAACATAAGAAAGGTTTAATATTAGAAAATCTTATCGATTTTGAAAATTTTATTAAAAAAATAGTAAATTCAGAGGATTATTTAATGATTAAAGGATCTAATTCCACTGGCCTGTACAAAAAAACCCAATTATTAAAGCAAGATAATCGTTATGGTTTATAA